Proteins from a single region of Mus pahari chromosome 2, PAHARI_EIJ_v1.1, whole genome shotgun sequence:
- the LOC110316796 gene encoding uncharacterized protein LOC110316796 — protein sequence MGMITQCLTALCCVQHEEQGMPLLSFCSSKKCNILHVNLITCVTVYDLHFRYFQKALDHDNRWNVKDSKIISIYFYHLSSICLFICLSIYLSIYLSIYLSIYLSIYLSSNYVSIHLYIMYLSSLIYILYLYLYLYIYIYFSVIYLSNYLASIYHNLSILFIIHLSFIMYLSFYYLSLVYYHLSNTSILSIIYLSVHHLPIYLSSCYHVTVYHLSVFLISTIIYYLSILSTYHLSIYLSIYLSIIYLCVGKVNRSYRSKLRKKLFF from the exons ATGGGGATGATCACTCAGTGTTTAACAGCTCTCTGCTGTGTTCAGCATGAAGAGCAAGGAATGCCCCTGTTGTCATTTTGCTCCAGCAAAAAATGTAACATCCTACATGTAAACCTTATCACTTGTGTCACAGTCTACGACTTACATTTCAGATATTTCCAGAAAGCATTAGACCACGATAATCGGTGGAATG TTAAAGATAGTAAAATAATATCCATatatttctatcatctatcatctatctgtctgtttatctgtctgtctatctatctatctatctatctatctatctatctatctatctatctatctatctatctatcatctaactaTGTATCCATCCACCTATAtattatgtatctatcatctctcatatatatactctatctgtatctgtatctctatatctatatctatttttctgtcatttatttatcCAACTATTTAGCTTCTATCTACCATAatctatctattctatttatcatccatctatcatttatcatgtATCTATCATTCTATTATCTATCACTTGtctactatcatctatctaatacATCTATTTTGTCTATCATTTATCTCTCTGTTCATCATCtacctatatatctatcatcttgTTATCATGTAACtgtttatcatctatctgtttTTCTTATATCTACTAtcatatattatctatctatcttatctacatatc atctatctatctatctatctatctatctatctatcatctatttatgtgTTGGCAAAGTTAACCGAAGTTATCGTTCTAAACTTAGAAAAAAGTTATTCTTCTAA